The following are from one region of the Salvelinus alpinus chromosome 16, SLU_Salpinus.1, whole genome shotgun sequence genome:
- the abhd17ab gene encoding alpha/beta hydrolase domain-containing protein 17A, protein MNGLSVSELCCLFCCPPCPSRIAAKLAFLPPEPTYSLLPDLDGSAAPGTAGSAGLRSRGGVPGAAVGGSGSTGPAEGKWKLHLTERAEFQYSQRELDATEVFFTRSSRGNRVGCMYIRCAPTARFTVLFSHGNAVDLGQMSSFYIGLGTRINCNIFSYDYSGYGVSTGKPSEKNLYADIEAAWQALRTRYGISPENIILYGQSIGTVPTVDLASRYECAAVVLHSPLTSGMRVAFPDTKKTYCFDAFPNIEKVSKITSPVLIIHGTEDEVIDFSHGLALFERCPKAVEPLWVEGAGHNDIELYSQYLERLRRFIGQELAVQHA, encoded by the exons ATGAATGGCCTATCTGTCAGTGAGCTATGCTGCCTGTTCTGCTGCCCTCCCTGTCCGAGCCGTATTGCCGCCAAGCTTGCCTTCCTGCCTCCTGAGCCTACATATTCCCTCTTGCCGGACCTCGATGGATCTGCAGCCCCAGGGACAGCAGGGTCAGCGGGGCTGAGATCCAGGGGAGGGGTACCTGGAGCAGCTGTAGGGGGTTCAGGCAGCACTGGTCCTGCAGAGGGAAAATGGAAGCTCCACCTGACAGAGCGAGCTGAGTTTCAGTACTCCCAGAGAGAGCTGGATGCTACAGAGGTGTTCTTCACCCGCTCCAGCCGTGGCAATCGAGTGGGCTGCATGTACATCCGCTGTGCCCCCACCGCCAG GTTTACAGTGCTGTTCTCCCATGGCAACGCGGTGGACTTGGGCCAGATGAGCAGCTTCTATATCGGCCTGGGCACACGCATCAACTGCAACATCTTCTCCTACGACTACTCCGGCTATGGTGTCAGCACGGGCAAGCCTTCCGAGAAGAACCTCTACGCTGACATTGAAGCCGCCTGGCAGGCCCTGCGCACACG ATATGGCATCAGCCCAGAGAACATAATCCTGTATGGGCAAAGCATTGGCACCGTTCCCACGGTCGACCTGGCATCACGGTATGAGTGTGCCGCTGTGGTGCTCCACTCCCCTCTCACCTCTGGCATGCGGGTGGCCTTCCCAGACACCAAGAAGACATACTGCTTTGATGCTTTCCCCAA CATTGAGAAGGTGTCTAAGATCACGTCACCGGTGCTGATCATCCACGGGACTGAGGACGAGGTGATCGACTTCTCCCACGGTCTGGCTCTGTTCGAGCGCTGTCCCAAGGCCGTGGAGCCACTTTGGGTGGAGGGGGCGGGACACAACGACATCGAACTGTACAGCCAGTACCTGGAGCGCCTGCGCCGCTTCATTGGCCAGGAGCTGGCCGTACAGCATGCCTGA